A DNA window from Caulobacter mirabilis contains the following coding sequences:
- a CDS encoding YdeI/OmpD-associated family protein, translating to MAAIQVDPAKVRAFPDSESFYVWLGENHDRETELWIKVHKKASGLASITPVEAIDVVLCWGWIDGVRKSLDEKSFLQRYSPRGKRSVWSRINVDNVARLIAEGRMTSHGLREVEAAKADGRWDKAYAGSKEMTIPDDLQSAIDASPRARAMLDGLSAQNRFALAFRTHNMKTEAGRRKKIETLVAMLERGETPFPQRDRSKR from the coding sequence ATGGCCGCCATCCAAGTCGATCCCGCCAAGGTCCGCGCGTTTCCGGACTCCGAGAGCTTCTACGTCTGGCTGGGCGAGAACCATGACCGCGAGACCGAGCTCTGGATCAAGGTCCACAAGAAGGCCTCGGGCCTGGCCTCGATCACGCCGGTCGAGGCCATTGATGTCGTGCTCTGCTGGGGCTGGATCGACGGCGTGCGCAAGAGCCTGGATGAGAAGAGCTTCCTCCAGCGCTACAGCCCGCGCGGCAAGCGCAGCGTCTGGAGCCGGATCAACGTCGATAACGTCGCCCGTCTGATCGCCGAGGGGCGGATGACGTCGCACGGCCTGAGGGAGGTGGAAGCGGCCAAGGCCGACGGCCGCTGGGACAAGGCCTATGCCGGCAGCAAGGAAATGACGATTCCGGACGACCTGCAGTCGGCCATCGACGCCAGTCCGAGGGCGCGGGCGATGCTCGACGGGCTGTCGGCGCAGAACCGCTTCGCCCTGGCGTTCCGCACGCACAACATGAAGACCGAAGCCGGCCGCAGGAAGAAGATCGAGACCCTGGTCGCCATGCTCGAGCGTGGCGAGACGCCCTTTCCACAGAGGGACCGCTCGAAACGCTGA
- a CDS encoding calcium-binding protein, producing MATLDFLMSPAVFVSRNSNGTPATSNFLAALTTDSGRYTVVSITATQVVISGTAAAASYQGWTLTITGGPFTANPPGSSEPFTGQITGVELRNPVNELIARVSQFAAGASFDDLATLFFEGTTINGGSGGDILTGGFLSDIINGGDGNDTLSPRDRFGTPSGSAVDQLSGGAGDDLLYSGDYNGLILDGGSGVDTVQLVGTFFTVDLNKTGPQDVGGGRMQTFIDVENLIGSGVLTGNGLDNTIQALGLPRSAENVVSGGGGNDLLLGGRGVDKLYGDEGDDRLSGGQGFDYLFGGAGNDTLDERSEDGMPPSGNSLDGGDGDDLLLGGDFADFLAGGDGNDVIYGDLTTSSMFPGEGDSIWGGAGNDAIFAGGGNDIVGGGSGGDRIDGENGNDRLYGEGGDDVIAGGRGQDVAFGGLGADTISGGDDGDTLFGDDGDDQIRGDAGDDSLAGGAGADQLYGDAGNDTLDGGADNDILYGLDGADTLYGGDGVDYLFGGADGDTLSGGDGADSLSGEAGNDILNGDNGGDVMDGGSGDDLLRGGSGSDTLFGSDGDDGIIGGDDGDFIYGGSGADLVYGEAGDDVIEGGLGDDRLNGGDGDDRFIYRVNEGSDVVADFAAGAASGDVIQLNGLGWTTFADVQAHMTQIGGDVVIDVGGGQFLTLQNVSLANLNAGDFAFG from the coding sequence ATGGCGACGCTGGATTTCCTTATGTCCCCAGCGGTCTTCGTCAGCCGGAACAGCAACGGGACGCCCGCAACGAGCAACTTCCTTGCGGCCCTCACCACGGACTCGGGGCGTTACACGGTGGTCAGCATCACCGCGACCCAGGTCGTGATCAGCGGGACGGCGGCCGCCGCGAGCTACCAGGGCTGGACGCTAACGATCACCGGCGGCCCCTTCACCGCGAATCCGCCGGGCTCGTCAGAGCCGTTTACCGGCCAGATCACCGGAGTGGAGCTGCGCAACCCGGTGAACGAGCTCATCGCCAGAGTCAGCCAGTTCGCGGCCGGAGCCTCGTTCGACGACCTGGCGACCCTCTTCTTCGAGGGCACGACGATCAACGGCGGCTCGGGCGGCGACATCCTGACGGGCGGCTTTCTCTCGGACATCATCAACGGCGGCGACGGCAACGACACGCTGTCTCCCCGGGATCGGTTCGGGACCCCTTCCGGCAGCGCCGTTGATCAGCTGAGCGGGGGCGCCGGCGACGACCTGCTCTATTCCGGCGACTACAACGGCCTGATCCTGGATGGAGGGTCCGGCGTCGATACGGTGCAGCTCGTCGGCACGTTCTTCACGGTCGATTTGAACAAGACCGGCCCCCAGGACGTCGGGGGCGGCCGCATGCAGACCTTCATCGACGTGGAGAACCTGATCGGATCGGGCGTGCTCACGGGGAACGGTCTCGACAACACCATCCAGGCGCTTGGTCTGCCCAGAAGCGCCGAAAATGTGGTTTCTGGCGGCGGCGGCAACGATCTCCTTCTCGGCGGCCGAGGCGTCGACAAACTCTATGGCGACGAGGGCGATGATCGCCTGTCCGGCGGACAGGGATTTGACTACCTGTTCGGCGGAGCCGGCAACGACACCCTGGACGAGCGATCGGAAGACGGAATGCCGCCCTCCGGCAACAGCCTCGACGGCGGCGACGGCGACGATCTCCTCCTCGGCGGAGACTTCGCCGACTTTCTCGCCGGGGGCGATGGAAACGACGTGATCTACGGCGACCTCACCACCTCCTCCATGTTTCCAGGGGAAGGCGATTCGATCTGGGGCGGCGCCGGGAACGACGCCATCTTCGCCGGTGGCGGCAACGACATCGTCGGCGGCGGGTCGGGCGGGGACCGCATAGACGGCGAGAACGGCAACGACAGGCTGTACGGAGAAGGCGGCGACGACGTCATCGCCGGCGGTCGCGGCCAGGATGTCGCCTTCGGCGGTCTTGGCGCGGACACGATCAGCGGCGGCGACGACGGCGACACTCTGTTCGGCGACGACGGCGACGATCAGATCCGGGGCGACGCCGGCGATGACAGCCTCGCCGGCGGCGCGGGCGCCGATCAGCTGTACGGCGACGCGGGCAACGACACCCTGGACGGCGGAGCCGACAACGACATCCTCTACGGCCTGGACGGCGCGGACACCCTGTATGGCGGCGACGGCGTCGACTATTTGTTCGGCGGCGCCGACGGCGACACGCTTTCCGGCGGCGACGGCGCCGACAGCCTGAGCGGCGAGGCCGGCAACGACATTCTGAACGGCGACAACGGCGGCGACGTCATGGACGGCGGAAGCGGCGATGATCTGCTGCGCGGCGGCTCGGGCTCGGACACCCTGTTCGGGAGCGACGGCGACGACGGCATTATCGGCGGCGACGACGGCGACTTCATCTACGGCGGAAGCGGAGCCGATCTGGTCTACGGCGAGGCGGGCGACGATGTCATCGAGGGCGGCCTGGGCGACGACCGCCTGAACGGCGGCGATGGCGATGACCGGTTCATCTACCGCGTGAACGAGGGCTCGGACGTCGTCGCTGACTTCGCCGCCGGCGCAGCCTCGGGCGATGTCATCCAGCTCAATGGTCTGGGATGGACGACCTTCGCCGATGTCCAGGCCCATATGACCCAGATCGGCGGCGACGTTGTGATCGACGTGGGAGGCGGGCAGTTCCTCACGCTGCAGAACGTATCGCTGGCGAACCTGAACGCCGGTGACTTCGCCTTTGGATAG
- a CDS encoding MmcQ/YjbR family DNA-binding protein gives MTPAAFDAVCAGLPGVRMDVQWGDDHVWKVGDKMFAVRAANGGSFSFKASDIAFEALTAEGPGRPAPYLARAKWVRFDDMATLDDDELADWLRTAHGLVAAKLTRAKRRELGID, from the coding sequence ATGACGCCGGCGGCCTTCGATGCGGTCTGCGCAGGCCTGCCGGGCGTCCGGATGGATGTCCAGTGGGGCGATGATCATGTCTGGAAGGTCGGCGACAAGATGTTCGCCGTCCGTGCGGCGAACGGCGGGAGCTTCAGCTTCAAGGCTTCGGACATCGCGTTCGAGGCCCTCACGGCGGAAGGGCCGGGCCGGCCGGCGCCCTATCTCGCTCGCGCCAAATGGGTGCGGTTCGACGACATGGCGACCCTCGACGATGACGAACTGGCCGACTGGCTGAGAACCGCGCACGGCCTGGTCGCCGCCAAGCTGACCCGGGCCAAGCGGCGCGAGCTAGGGATCGACTGA
- a CDS encoding NAD(P)H-dependent flavin oxidoreductase encodes MKTQITELFGIEHPIIQGGMHYVGFAEMAAAVSNAGGLGIITGLTQGTPEKLAKEIARCREMTDKPFGVNLTFLPAVTPPDYPGFVKVIVDSGVKAVETAGNNPQKWLPALKEAGIKVIHKCTSVRHSLKAESIGCDAVSVDGFECGGHPGEDDVGNWVLLPRAAEELKIPFVASGGVGTGSQLVAALALGADGINMGTRFIATKEAPVHENVKQAIVAASELDTRLVMRPLRNTERVLTNAGVERLLEKERTLGSDIKFEDIFAEVAGVYPKIMVEGQMDAGAWSCGQVAGLIHDIPTVKELIDKIMGDAHEIISQRLKRFDA; translated from the coding sequence ATGAAGACCCAGATCACCGAACTCTTCGGCATCGAGCATCCGATCATCCAGGGCGGCATGCACTACGTCGGTTTCGCCGAGATGGCGGCCGCGGTGTCGAACGCGGGCGGTCTTGGGATCATCACCGGCCTGACGCAGGGCACGCCCGAGAAGCTGGCCAAGGAGATCGCGCGTTGCCGCGAGATGACCGACAAGCCGTTCGGGGTGAACCTGACCTTCCTGCCGGCGGTGACGCCGCCGGACTACCCCGGCTTCGTGAAGGTGATCGTCGACAGCGGCGTGAAGGCGGTCGAGACCGCCGGCAACAACCCGCAGAAGTGGCTGCCGGCGCTGAAGGAAGCGGGCATCAAGGTCATCCACAAATGCACCAGCGTTCGCCACTCGCTGAAGGCTGAGTCGATCGGCTGCGACGCGGTCAGCGTCGACGGCTTCGAATGCGGCGGCCACCCGGGCGAGGACGACGTCGGCAATTGGGTGCTGCTGCCCCGCGCCGCCGAGGAACTGAAGATCCCGTTCGTGGCCTCGGGCGGCGTCGGCACGGGCTCGCAGCTGGTCGCGGCCCTGGCGCTGGGCGCCGACGGCATCAACATGGGCACCCGCTTCATCGCCACCAAGGAAGCGCCGGTGCATGAGAACGTGAAGCAGGCGATCGTCGCCGCCAGCGAGCTCGACACCCGACTGGTCATGCGCCCGCTGCGCAACACCGAGCGTGTGCTGACCAACGCCGGCGTCGAGCGACTGCTCGAGAAGGAGCGCACCCTGGGCTCGGACATCAAGTTCGAGGATATCTTCGCCGAGGTCGCGGGCGTCTATCCCAAGATCATGGTCGAAGGCCAGATGGACGCCGGCGCCTGGTCCTGCGGCCAGGTCGCGGGCCTGATCCATGACATCCCGACGGTGAAGGAGCTGATCGACAAGATCATGGGCGACGCCCACGAGATCATCAGCCAGCGCCTGAAGCGCTTCGACGCCTAG
- a CDS encoding DUF599 family protein — protein MPSLPSMPPFDLVVFVFFVLCWLFYEPLFKRLARGSLLNSDMTVIRGAWMGQMSSREIRLLDANLLGHALNSASFFASSNLLLIAAAAGALFGGESTFRSVSSLEVIKTSSRWLFEGQLALVMLVLSRGLLDFIWAIRQMNYSLAIMGATPEGENVDPGTQAAYAAAATRVLNPALSSFNRGVRGYYFALAAAAWLFGPIAFTAATLGAIVLLVWRQRHSPAAKAIRDLRRQIDTGSVDP, from the coding sequence ATGCCGTCGCTGCCGTCCATGCCGCCCTTCGACCTCGTGGTCTTTGTGTTCTTCGTGCTGTGCTGGCTGTTCTACGAGCCGCTGTTCAAGCGGCTGGCGCGCGGCTCGCTGCTGAACAGCGACATGACCGTGATCCGCGGCGCCTGGATGGGCCAGATGTCGTCGCGGGAGATCCGGCTGCTGGACGCCAACCTGCTCGGCCACGCGCTCAACTCCGCCTCCTTCTTCGCCTCGTCCAACCTGCTGCTGATCGCCGCCGCCGCCGGCGCCCTGTTCGGCGGCGAGAGCACCTTCCGCAGCGTGTCCAGCCTGGAGGTCATCAAGACGTCCAGCCGCTGGCTGTTCGAGGGACAGCTGGCCTTGGTCATGCTGGTGCTGTCGCGCGGCCTGCTCGACTTCATCTGGGCCATCCGCCAGATGAACTACAGCCTGGCGATCATGGGCGCGACGCCGGAGGGCGAGAACGTGGACCCCGGCACCCAGGCCGCCTACGCCGCCGCCGCGACGCGGGTGCTGAACCCGGCGCTGTCGTCATTCAATCGCGGGGTGCGCGGCTACTACTTCGCCCTCGCCGCCGCGGCCTGGCTCTTCGGCCCGATCGCCTTCACCGCCGCGACGCTGGGCGCCATCGTCCTGCTGGTCTGGCGGCAGCGCCATTCGCCGGCGGCCAAGGCCATCCGCGACCTGCGCCGCCAGATCGACACCGGCTCAGTCGATCCCTAG
- a CDS encoding HlyD family type I secretion periplasmic adaptor subunit: MELLLGGAVIVAFFVFFLGWAALAPLDAGAYAEGQIAVSGNRQAVQHREGGVVTALHVAEGDSVRRGQVLLRLASGELRAVERGAASQAYALIAQRARLTAERDRLEAIPTPAEFGDLSGDDLVLARESLRIQRLQFDARRSGRSTETGVLNQRVAQLNEQIGGYERQMVSNRDQQRLIQEELTGMRRLAAQGYAPLTRVRALERASVQLDGELGSLKSQVARSREAIGEARLQASAVSTRMNEEVADQLRQIDVQLNELRPRIAELRAQIARTEVRAPASGAVVGLTVFTPGGVVQPGQTLMEVVPRDASQVIVARVNPNDVDNLQVGMSTEVRFPGLREANPPTIRGRLVRISADSFTVERTGAAYYRVEIVIPASELKALGRAADSLRPGAPVEAVILLRKRTALAYLLEPLTKSLWRSGGEQ; the protein is encoded by the coding sequence TTGGAGCTGTTGCTCGGCGGCGCCGTCATAGTGGCGTTCTTCGTGTTTTTTCTCGGGTGGGCCGCCTTGGCGCCGCTGGACGCGGGCGCCTATGCCGAAGGTCAGATCGCCGTCTCCGGAAATCGTCAGGCGGTGCAGCATCGCGAGGGCGGCGTGGTCACGGCCCTGCATGTCGCAGAGGGTGACTCGGTCCGGCGGGGGCAAGTCCTGTTGCGGCTGGCGTCCGGCGAGCTGAGAGCGGTCGAGCGAGGAGCGGCCAGCCAGGCCTACGCCTTGATCGCTCAAAGGGCGCGCCTGACCGCGGAACGCGACCGACTGGAGGCTATCCCGACGCCTGCGGAATTCGGCGACCTGTCGGGAGACGATCTCGTTCTGGCGCGTGAATCCCTGCGTATTCAGCGGTTGCAGTTCGATGCGCGGCGCAGCGGGCGTTCGACCGAAACGGGCGTCCTGAACCAACGCGTGGCGCAGCTGAACGAGCAGATCGGGGGCTACGAGCGGCAGATGGTCTCGAACCGTGATCAGCAGCGGCTGATCCAGGAAGAGCTGACGGGCATGCGCCGTCTGGCGGCTCAAGGGTATGCGCCTCTGACGCGTGTTCGCGCCCTGGAGCGAGCCTCGGTCCAACTGGACGGTGAGCTCGGTTCGTTGAAGTCCCAGGTCGCGCGCTCGCGGGAAGCGATCGGCGAGGCTCGTTTGCAGGCGTCAGCCGTGTCGACGCGGATGAACGAGGAGGTCGCGGATCAGTTGCGCCAGATCGACGTGCAGCTGAACGAACTCCGGCCCCGGATCGCTGAGCTGAGAGCCCAGATCGCACGGACCGAGGTGCGCGCGCCGGCCTCGGGCGCAGTCGTCGGTCTTACGGTCTTCACTCCGGGCGGCGTCGTTCAGCCTGGGCAGACATTGATGGAAGTGGTGCCGCGCGACGCGTCCCAGGTGATCGTGGCCCGGGTCAATCCGAATGACGTCGACAATCTGCAGGTCGGCATGAGCACGGAAGTGCGGTTCCCCGGCCTTCGGGAAGCAAACCCGCCGACGATCCGGGGACGGCTGGTCCGGATTTCGGCCGACAGCTTCACCGTCGAACGGACGGGCGCCGCCTACTACAGGGTCGAAATCGTCATCCCGGCGTCCGAGCTCAAGGCCCTCGGCCGGGCGGCCGACTCGCTGCGACCAGGCGCTCCGGTGGAGGCGGTCATCCTGCTGAGGAAGAGAACGGCGCTGGCCTATCTGCTTGAACCGCTGACGAAGAGCCTCTGGCGATCGGGCGGCGAGCAGTAG
- a CDS encoding type I secretion system permease/ATPase yields the protein MWAAVFSAFVNLLYLTPTLYMMQVYDRVVPTGGLTTLALVTIVALFALAALAALDWLRGRLMLRAGLRLDRLLSSKVLARVVDLQTRSPNTLALREFDQVRGAIGGQGMLALFDAPWTPIYLLCCFLIHPAIGLLTLVGGGLLFLLAWLNERDTRPRLKKAIQSQNLAYAALEGVAGQAEIVRALGMRQSSIARQVEQRRLATAAQADAQLAGGRYAGAIKFLRLILQSAVLALAAYLAVNNEISAGAIIASSVLLSRAVAPIELLVGAWPSLVQAASSWKVLTELFVDTAAVERERTLLPDPLGRVQVEGVLVKFPDTEQPQLQGVSFTLTPGTTLGIMGASGSGKTTLARVIVGALHPQAGAVRLDGAKYEAREGDELARWIGYLPQAPSLFAGSIKENISRFSAAAGLSPDVADRGAVKAAVAAGAHELIQRLPRGYDTVLGPRGQGLSAGQAQRIALARALYNDPVLLVLDEPNSNLDQEGEVSLMRAISGAKARGATVIVVAHRASVLTRMDRLLVMRDGRVQFEGPREQVLEKLRASAGRRNGPSAAASEPVPSTRQAPLQPEPLEQAASARDRTAAKASRRAQ from the coding sequence TTGTGGGCCGCGGTGTTCTCCGCGTTCGTAAACCTGCTCTATCTGACGCCGACCCTGTACATGATGCAGGTCTATGACCGGGTCGTGCCGACGGGCGGTTTGACGACGCTGGCGCTGGTCACGATCGTCGCCCTATTCGCCCTCGCCGCCCTGGCCGCGCTGGACTGGTTGCGAGGGCGGCTGATGTTGCGAGCCGGGCTCCGTCTTGACCGGCTTCTGTCGAGCAAGGTGCTGGCGAGGGTTGTCGACCTACAGACCAGGTCGCCGAACACTCTGGCTCTGCGTGAGTTCGATCAGGTGCGCGGCGCCATAGGCGGCCAGGGAATGCTGGCCCTGTTCGACGCGCCCTGGACGCCGATCTACCTGTTGTGCTGCTTCCTGATCCACCCCGCCATTGGACTGCTGACGCTCGTCGGCGGCGGGCTGCTGTTCCTCTTGGCGTGGCTGAACGAACGCGACACCCGGCCACGACTGAAGAAGGCCATCCAGTCGCAGAACCTCGCCTACGCGGCCCTGGAAGGAGTCGCCGGCCAGGCCGAGATCGTCCGCGCTCTGGGCATGCGGCAGTCGTCCATCGCACGGCAGGTCGAGCAACGCCGTCTGGCGACCGCCGCCCAGGCAGACGCCCAGCTGGCGGGCGGTCGCTACGCGGGAGCGATCAAGTTCCTGCGCCTGATCCTGCAGTCGGCCGTCCTGGCGCTGGCGGCCTATCTGGCGGTGAACAACGAAATTTCAGCCGGCGCCATCATCGCCTCGTCCGTGTTGCTCAGTCGCGCGGTCGCGCCGATCGAACTGCTGGTCGGGGCCTGGCCCAGTCTCGTTCAGGCGGCCAGCAGCTGGAAGGTGCTCACCGAGCTGTTCGTCGACACCGCGGCGGTCGAGCGTGAGCGAACCCTGCTGCCGGACCCGCTGGGCAGGGTTCAGGTTGAAGGCGTGCTGGTGAAGTTTCCGGACACGGAACAACCGCAGCTGCAAGGAGTCTCCTTCACGCTCACGCCTGGAACGACGCTCGGGATCATGGGGGCCAGCGGCTCGGGCAAGACGACTCTGGCCCGTGTGATCGTTGGCGCGCTGCACCCCCAGGCCGGAGCAGTCCGTCTCGATGGCGCAAAGTACGAGGCCCGAGAAGGCGACGAGCTGGCGCGCTGGATCGGCTATCTGCCGCAGGCTCCCAGCCTGTTCGCGGGCTCGATCAAGGAGAACATATCGCGTTTCTCCGCTGCTGCCGGGCTTTCGCCCGATGTCGCGGACCGCGGCGCCGTGAAGGCCGCCGTCGCGGCGGGCGCACACGAACTGATCCAGCGTTTGCCGCGGGGCTATGACACGGTCCTCGGCCCGAGAGGCCAAGGCCTGTCCGCGGGGCAGGCGCAGCGGATCGCCCTGGCTCGCGCGCTTTACAACGACCCGGTGCTGCTGGTGCTGGACGAGCCCAATTCCAACCTGGATCAGGAGGGCGAGGTCTCGCTCATGCGGGCGATCAGTGGAGCAAAGGCGCGCGGGGCGACGGTGATCGTCGTCGCACATCGGGCGAGCGTCCTGACGAGGATGGATCGCCTGCTCGTGATGCGGGACGGCCGAGTTCAGTTTGAGGGCCCCCGCGAGCAGGTCCTGGAGAAACTGCGCGCGAGCGCAGGCCGACGGAACGGGCCCTCCGCTGCCGCGAGTGAACCGGTCCCGTCGACACGCCAGGCGCCCCTCCAGCCGGAGCCGTTGGAGCAGGCGGCGTCGGCGCGGGACCGGACCGCCGCCAAGGCCTCGCGGCGCGCCCAATGA
- the msrA gene encoding peptide-methionine (S)-S-oxide reductase MsrA, whose product MLFSKKTLDLPTADTALPGRPQPIPTATTHFVNGRPLKGPWPDGLEEAVFAMGCFWGVERVFWQIPGVYSTAVGYVAGITPNPSYEEVCSGRAGHTEAVLVVYDPKVVTYETLLKTFWENHDPTQGMRQGNDIGTQYRSGIYPVDDAQAAAAVASKEAYEQALSKVRMGPITTEIEAAGPFYYAEDYHQQYLAKNPNGYCGIGGTGVTCPIGVGVQA is encoded by the coding sequence ATGCTGTTCAGCAAGAAGACCCTGGACCTGCCGACCGCCGACACCGCCCTGCCGGGTCGGCCGCAGCCGATCCCCACCGCCACGACTCATTTCGTCAACGGCCGCCCGCTCAAGGGGCCCTGGCCCGATGGTCTGGAAGAAGCCGTGTTCGCCATGGGCTGTTTCTGGGGCGTCGAGCGGGTGTTCTGGCAGATCCCCGGCGTCTACAGCACGGCCGTCGGCTATGTCGCCGGGATCACGCCGAACCCGAGCTATGAGGAGGTCTGCAGCGGTCGCGCCGGCCATACCGAGGCGGTGCTGGTGGTTTATGACCCGAAGGTCGTGACCTATGAGACCCTGCTCAAGACGTTCTGGGAGAATCACGACCCGACCCAGGGCATGCGTCAGGGCAACGACATCGGCACCCAGTACCGCTCGGGCATCTATCCCGTGGACGACGCCCAGGCTGCGGCGGCCGTCGCCTCGAAGGAGGCCTACGAGCAGGCGCTGTCGAAGGTCCGGATGGGGCCGATCACTACCGAGATCGAGGCCGCCGGCCCGTTCTACTACGCCGAGGACTACCATCAGCAGTACCTGGCCAAGAATCCGAACGGCTACTGCGGGATCGGCGGCACCGGCGTGACCTGCCCGATCGGCGTCGGCGTCCAGGCATGA
- a CDS encoding FAD-dependent monooxygenase: MTHDVLIAGAGPVGLFLACELRLAGASVLVLEQAEEPGSPLKRLPFGLRGLSAPTLEAFHRRGLLDEVAALQGGRSGAPAPHWAGQARRPGGHFAGIQFLQDDVDPSTWPYRLPSPAGVSLAVDMEGLETVLALRAAALGVEIQRGFTVEAVEPSDDGVVVRAGDATFHGGWLVGCDGGRSTVRKVCGFDFIGTDPEFTGYSVEVELADPEALPPGRHYTPTGMFTYARPGTIAMTDFDGGAFHRTQPATLEHVQAVLRRVSGVDVVVTGLRQATTWTDRAFQATAYRKGRVLLAGDAAHIHSPLGGQGLNLGLGDAMNLGWKLAATIRGDAPGGLLDSYFAERSPAGAQILDWSRAQVALMRPSPSSRALEAVIRDLIATRDGATYFAERVWGVSLRYGLGDDHPLVGRSAPDFELTDGTRLGVLLRSGRGLLLDFEAQTSLQDLSDGWIGRINYVAGEARNRLGLSAVLVRPDGVVAWAGEGGLDPDAFAAAASQWFGDGAARRR; this comes from the coding sequence ATGACCCATGACGTCCTGATCGCCGGAGCGGGCCCCGTGGGCCTGTTCCTCGCCTGTGAACTGCGCCTCGCCGGCGCTTCGGTGCTGGTGCTGGAACAGGCCGAGGAACCGGGTTCCCCGCTGAAACGACTCCCGTTCGGGCTGCGCGGCCTGTCGGCGCCGACCCTCGAGGCTTTCCACCGGCGGGGTCTTCTGGACGAGGTCGCAGCGTTGCAAGGCGGCCGAAGCGGAGCGCCGGCGCCCCACTGGGCCGGCCAGGCGCGCCGGCCGGGCGGCCATTTCGCCGGCATCCAGTTCCTCCAGGACGACGTTGATCCCTCGACATGGCCGTACCGCCTGCCGAGCCCGGCGGGCGTCAGCCTGGCCGTCGACATGGAGGGGCTCGAGACTGTCTTGGCCCTGCGCGCGGCTGCCCTCGGGGTCGAGATCCAGCGCGGCTTCACAGTCGAGGCGGTTGAACCGTCGGATGACGGCGTGGTCGTCCGCGCCGGCGACGCAACCTTCCATGGCGGCTGGCTGGTCGGATGTGACGGGGGCCGCAGCACGGTCCGCAAGGTCTGCGGTTTCGACTTCATCGGCACCGACCCGGAGTTCACCGGCTATTCGGTCGAGGTCGAGCTGGCCGATCCGGAGGCGCTTCCGCCGGGTCGTCACTACACGCCGACGGGCATGTTCACCTACGCCCGCCCAGGGACAATCGCGATGACCGACTTCGATGGCGGAGCCTTTCATCGCACCCAGCCGGCGACGCTGGAGCATGTGCAGGCGGTCCTCAGGCGCGTTTCCGGCGTCGATGTCGTGGTGACCGGCCTTCGGCAGGCCACGACCTGGACGGATCGCGCCTTTCAGGCGACGGCCTACCGCAAAGGCCGAGTGCTGCTGGCGGGCGACGCCGCGCACATCCATTCGCCGCTGGGCGGTCAGGGTCTCAACCTCGGGCTTGGCGATGCGATGAACCTGGGCTGGAAGCTGGCCGCCACCATCCGCGGCGACGCGCCCGGGGGCCTGCTCGACAGCTACTTCGCCGAGCGCAGTCCGGCGGGCGCGCAGATTCTCGACTGGTCGCGCGCCCAGGTCGCGCTGATGCGGCCGAGCCCCAGTTCCCGGGCTCTCGAAGCCGTCATCCGCGATCTGATCGCCACGCGCGACGGGGCGACCTATTTCGCCGAGCGCGTTTGGGGCGTGTCGCTCCGCTACGGCCTCGGCGATGATCATCCGCTGGTCGGCCGCAGCGCGCCGGACTTCGAACTGACGGACGGAACGCGGCTGGGCGTGTTGCTCAGGAGCGGCAGGGGCCTCCTGCTGGACTTCGAGGCGCAGACGTCCCTGCAGGACCTGTCCGACGGCTGGATCGGCCGGATCAACTACGTCGCCGGCGAAGCTCGGAACAGGTTGGGCCTGAGCGCCGTGCTCGTCCGACCCGATGGCGTCGTGGCCTGGGCGGGCGAGGGAGGTCTGGATCCCGACGCGTTTGCCGCGGCTGCGTCGCAATGGTTCGGCGACGGAGCAGCCCGACGTCGGTGA
- a CDS encoding TetR/AcrR family transcriptional regulator, which produces MSNPPGLRDRKKEATRQAISNVATRLFIEHGFDNVSVADVAREADVARKTVFNYFPRKEDLVFDREEETRALVREALADRGGCPPVRTFQALMRTLLAEQHPLFRITERPIRFWRAVAESPALTARACELQVALADDLAAMLAEAAGRPRPDPCAGLAATMLMGTLVTAYREALRAFSQGQTPEPAFSNVMERGFVGVDAALAGTPYV; this is translated from the coding sequence ATGTCAAACCCACCCGGACTTCGAGACCGCAAGAAGGAAGCGACGCGCCAGGCGATCTCCAACGTCGCCACGCGCCTGTTCATCGAGCATGGCTTCGACAACGTCTCCGTCGCGGACGTGGCGCGCGAGGCGGACGTCGCCCGCAAGACGGTGTTCAACTACTTTCCCCGCAAGGAGGATCTGGTCTTCGATCGCGAGGAGGAGACCCGCGCCCTGGTCCGCGAGGCGCTGGCCGATCGCGGCGGCTGTCCGCCCGTCCGGACCTTCCAGGCGTTGATGCGGACCCTGCTCGCCGAGCAGCATCCCCTGTTTCGGATCACGGAGCGGCCGATCCGGTTCTGGCGCGCGGTCGCGGAGAGCCCGGCGCTCACCGCGCGAGCCTGCGAGCTTCAGGTCGCGCTAGCCGACGATCTGGCGGCCATGCTGGCCGAGGCGGCCGGCCGCCCCCGCCCGGATCCCTGCGCCGGTCTCGCGGCGACGATGCTGATGGGGACGCTGGTGACGGCCTACCGCGAGGCGCTGCGCGCTTTCAGCCAGGGCCAGACGCCCGAGCCGGCCTTCTCGAACGTGATGGAGCGCGGTTTCGTCGGCGTCGACGCGGCGTTGGCGGGAACGCCCTACGTCTGA